A window of the Streptomyces formicae genome harbors these coding sequences:
- a CDS encoding gamma-aminobutyraldehyde dehydrogenase — protein MGNRFQVQDRFKDGAQFIGGQLRPGTSGHNHSVVDPATGEQVLDYELAGTADVDAAVAAARAAFPGWAGATPGERSDALHRFASVLAEQAEDFARAESLQCGKPIKLSREFDVPGTVDNTAFFAGAARHLQGQSAGEYSGDHTSYVRREPIGVVGSIAPWNYPLQMAAWKVLPAVAAGNTIVLKPAEITPLTSLMFAQAAAAAGLPDGVVNIVTGAGREAGEHLVGHPDVAMTSFTGSTPVGRRVAELATATVKRLHLELGGKAPFVVFDDADLEAAVHGAVAGSLINSGQDCTAATRAYVQRPLYDAFVAGVADLMATVRLGDPFDPSTDLGPLVSHTQRDRVAGFVERARSYATVVTGGRAPGGELERGAYYLPTLIAGAAQDSEAVQSEIFGPVLVVLPFDSDDEGIALANDTPYGLAASAWSRDVYRAGRATREIKAGCVWVNDHIPIISEMPHGGYKASGFGKDMSAYSFEEYTQVKHVMYDNTAVIRKDWHRTIFGDRP, from the coding sequence ATGGGCAACCGCTTCCAGGTACAGGACCGCTTCAAGGACGGCGCGCAGTTCATCGGCGGACAGCTGCGCCCGGGCACATCGGGACACAACCACAGTGTCGTCGACCCCGCCACCGGGGAGCAGGTCCTCGACTACGAGCTCGCCGGCACCGCCGATGTGGATGCCGCCGTGGCCGCCGCACGCGCGGCGTTCCCCGGCTGGGCGGGCGCGACGCCCGGCGAGCGCTCCGACGCCCTGCACCGCTTCGCCTCCGTACTCGCCGAGCAGGCCGAGGACTTCGCCCGGGCCGAGTCGCTCCAGTGCGGCAAGCCGATCAAGCTGTCCCGTGAGTTCGACGTTCCCGGCACCGTGGACAACACCGCGTTCTTCGCCGGTGCCGCGCGTCATCTCCAGGGCCAGTCCGCGGGCGAGTACAGCGGTGACCACACCTCGTACGTACGCCGTGAGCCGATCGGTGTCGTCGGCTCCATCGCACCCTGGAACTACCCGCTCCAGATGGCCGCCTGGAAGGTCCTCCCCGCCGTCGCCGCGGGCAACACGATCGTCCTCAAGCCCGCCGAGATCACCCCGCTGACCTCGCTGATGTTCGCCCAGGCGGCGGCCGCGGCCGGACTGCCCGACGGCGTCGTCAACATCGTCACCGGCGCCGGCAGGGAGGCCGGCGAGCACCTCGTCGGGCACCCCGACGTGGCCATGACCTCCTTCACCGGCTCCACCCCGGTCGGCAGGCGCGTCGCCGAGCTCGCCACCGCCACGGTCAAGCGGCTCCACCTGGAGCTCGGCGGCAAGGCCCCCTTCGTCGTCTTCGACGACGCCGACCTGGAGGCCGCCGTGCACGGCGCCGTCGCGGGGTCGCTGATCAACAGCGGCCAGGACTGCACGGCCGCCACCCGCGCCTATGTGCAGCGCCCGCTCTACGACGCCTTCGTCGCCGGCGTGGCCGACCTGATGGCGACCGTGCGGCTCGGCGACCCCTTCGACCCGTCCACCGACCTCGGCCCGCTCGTCTCGCACACCCAGCGCGACCGGGTCGCGGGCTTCGTGGAGCGGGCCCGCTCGTACGCCACCGTCGTCACCGGCGGCCGGGCGCCCGGCGGGGAGCTGGAGAGGGGCGCGTACTACCTGCCGACCCTGATCGCCGGCGCCGCGCAGGACAGCGAGGCGGTCCAGTCCGAGATCTTCGGCCCGGTCCTGGTGGTGCTGCCGTTCGACTCCGACGACGAGGGCATCGCGCTGGCCAACGACACCCCGTACGGCCTCGCCGCCTCCGCCTGGAGCCGTGACGTCTACCGGGCGGGCCGTGCGACGCGCGAGATCAAGGCGGGCTGCGTCTGGGTCAACGACCACATCCCGATCATCAGCGAGATGCCGCACGGCGGATACAAGGCGAGTGGGTTCGGAAAGGACATGTCGGCGTATTCCTTCGAGGAGTACACGCAGGTCAAGCATGTGATGTACGACAACACCGCGGTGATCAGGAAGGACTGGCACCGCACGATCTTCGGGGACCGGCCGTAA
- a CDS encoding ABC transporter substrate-binding protein: protein MEQYQSDRLSAAQLAAVQRSMTNGRGALSRRSLLRASGIGALAVGGAGMLSACGIPPAKREGDAAVSDDHSAKEKRIAFSNWTEYMDISEDEKSRPTLEAFTKRTGITVKYTEDINDNVEFFGKIKPQLAAGQDTGRDLICVTDWLAARIIRLGWAQKLDPSNLPHAFANLSPQFRSPDWDPGRAYSYPWTGISTVIAYNSKATGGRKVDSVTQLLDDPTLKGRVGFLTEMRDSVGMTLLDMGKDPGKFTDADYDTAIGRLQKGVDKKQIRRFTGNDYTSDLDKGDLAACLAWAGDVIQLQADNPDIKFTIPSAGYITSSDNLLVPAKSRHKTNAEKLIDYYYELPVAAQLAAYINYVCPVDGVKDELAKIDPALASNTLILPDKAMAAKSHAFRSLSSKEETAYEEKFAKLIGA from the coding sequence ATGGAGCAGTACCAGTCCGACCGCCTCTCCGCGGCCCAACTGGCCGCCGTGCAGCGCAGCATGACGAACGGCCGGGGTGCCCTCTCCCGCCGTTCGCTGCTGCGTGCCTCAGGCATCGGCGCACTCGCCGTCGGCGGTGCCGGGATGCTGAGCGCCTGCGGTATCCCGCCCGCCAAGCGGGAAGGCGACGCGGCGGTCTCCGACGACCACTCGGCCAAGGAGAAGCGCATAGCCTTCTCCAACTGGACCGAGTACATGGACATCAGCGAGGACGAGAAGAGCCGTCCGACCCTGGAGGCGTTCACCAAGCGCACCGGGATCACAGTCAAGTACACCGAGGACATCAACGACAACGTCGAGTTCTTCGGCAAGATCAAGCCGCAGCTCGCCGCCGGCCAGGACACCGGCCGTGACCTGATCTGCGTCACCGACTGGCTGGCCGCCCGGATCATCCGGCTCGGCTGGGCGCAGAAGCTCGACCCGTCGAACCTGCCGCACGCGTTCGCCAACCTGTCCCCGCAGTTCCGCAGCCCCGACTGGGACCCGGGCCGGGCCTACTCGTACCCGTGGACCGGTATCTCAACGGTCATCGCCTACAACTCCAAGGCGACCGGCGGCCGCAAGGTGGACTCGGTCACCCAGCTGCTCGACGACCCGACGCTCAAGGGCCGGGTCGGCTTCCTCACCGAGATGCGCGACTCGGTCGGCATGACCCTGCTCGACATGGGCAAGGACCCCGGGAAGTTCACCGACGCCGACTACGACACCGCGATCGGCCGGCTCCAGAAGGGCGTCGACAAGAAGCAGATCCGCCGCTTCACCGGCAACGACTACACCTCGGACCTGGACAAGGGCGACCTCGCCGCGTGTCTCGCCTGGGCCGGTGACGTCATCCAGCTCCAGGCCGACAACCCGGACATCAAGTTCACGATCCCGTCGGCCGGTTACATCACCTCCAGCGACAACCTGCTGGTCCCGGCCAAGTCCCGGCACAAGACCAATGCCGAGAAGCTCATCGACTACTACTACGAGCTTCCGGTCGCCGCACAGCTGGCCGCGTACATCAACTACGTCTGCCCGGTCGACGGCGTGAAGGACGAGCTCGCGAAGATCGACCCCGCCCTGGCCTCGAACACGCTGATCCTCCCGGACAAGGCCATGGCCGCCAAGTCCCACGCCTTCCGCTCGCTCAGCAGCAAGGAAGAGACGGCGTACGAGGAGAAGTTCGCCAAGCTCATCGGCGCCTGA